The following proteins are co-located in the Labrys monachus genome:
- the queE gene encoding 7-carboxy-7-deazaguanine synthase translates to MAYSVKEIFYTLQGEGRNAGRAAVFCRFAGCNLWNGREADRERAVCTFCDTDFVGTDGLNGGRFAEAPALARAVRAAWSGDAAGRPLVVLTGGEPLLQVDDALIEALHAEGFEIAVETNGTIEPPPGLDWICVSPKADAALAISRGDELKLVYPQPQAGPARFEHLAFDHFLLQPMDGPSRDANTRAAVAYCMAHPQWRLCLQTHKYLGIP, encoded by the coding sequence ATGGCTTATTCGGTCAAGGAAATCTTCTACACCCTGCAGGGCGAGGGCCGGAATGCCGGCCGTGCCGCCGTGTTCTGCCGCTTTGCCGGGTGCAATCTGTGGAACGGACGCGAGGCGGACCGCGAGAGGGCCGTCTGCACCTTCTGCGATACGGATTTCGTCGGCACGGACGGGCTCAATGGCGGCCGTTTCGCAGAGGCGCCGGCCCTGGCCCGGGCGGTCCGTGCCGCCTGGTCGGGCGATGCGGCCGGCCGGCCGCTGGTGGTGCTGACCGGCGGCGAGCCGCTGCTCCAGGTCGACGATGCCCTGATCGAGGCCCTTCACGCGGAGGGCTTCGAGATCGCGGTCGAGACCAACGGCACGATCGAGCCGCCGCCCGGCCTCGATTGGATCTGCGTCAGCCCGAAAGCGGACGCCGCGCTGGCGATTTCGCGCGGCGACGAGCTCAAGCTCGTCTATCCCCAGCCGCAGGCCGGCCCGGCGCGCTTCGAGCATCTCGCTTTCGACCATTTCCTGCTGCAGCCGATGGACGGGCCGTCGCGCGACGCCAACACCCGGGCCGCCGTCGCCTATTGCATGGCCCATCCCCAATGGCGGCTCTGCCTGCAGACCCACAAATATCTCGGTATCCCATGA
- the queD gene encoding 6-carboxytetrahydropterin synthase QueD, whose product MKITQAFTFEAAHRLPNVPPTHRCSRMHGHSYRVELCLQGPVDPHTGFVVDFFDVEAAFGPLLARLDHHCLNEIEGLANPTAENIAVWIWDRVKPLLPAVAAVRVYETAQCWAEYEGV is encoded by the coding sequence ATGAAGATCACCCAAGCCTTCACCTTCGAGGCGGCGCACCGGCTTCCCAACGTGCCGCCGACCCATCGCTGCAGCCGCATGCACGGCCATTCCTACCGGGTGGAACTGTGCCTGCAGGGACCGGTCGATCCCCATACCGGCTTCGTCGTCGATTTCTTCGATGTCGAGGCCGCCTTCGGGCCGCTGCTGGCCCGGCTCGACCACCACTGCCTCAACGAGATCGAGGGGCTCGCCAACCCGACGGCCGAGAATATCGCCGTGTGGATCTGGGACCGCGTCAAGCCGCTGCTGCCGGCGGTGGCCGCCGTCAGGGTCTATGAGACGGCCCAGTGCTGGGCCGAATATGAAGGCGTCTGA
- a CDS encoding amylo-alpha-1,6-glucosidase: protein MERLVSHGPATTSLQDGQFRTLKHDDTFAVFDHSGDALAGPSGPEGLYNCDTRFLSHLQLTVEQSQPKLLSSGLSDDNTTFTCDLTNPDLYDAGGKLALPQGSLHFRRSFILWEAGLFGRMAITNFGDRPRRIRIEVAFAADFADLFEVRGTKRRRHGQHHPPAVGSDRVTLSYTGLDKKRLTTAVRFFPTPARLTGDMAVFDVEVPARQTQIVFIEVSCNSEGTRRPVPASFLLALRDSRRALRTRCAQAAGVTTSNDVFNRTVSRSISDLYTLTTNLPSGPYPYAGIPWFSTVFGRDALITAWEMLWFDPTIARGVLRHLALNQATEENPAADAEPGKILHEARGGEMASLGEVPFKHYYGSVDSTPLFLFLAGAYLTRTGDLDFIRGLAPHLEAATAWLDAYGDRDGDGFVEYGSRTAKGLTNQGWKDSYDAVFHADGTLARGPIALAEVQGYVYGARLAMADILERTGQASRAREQAARAQTLREQFDRHFFDEELGAYVLALDGDKRPCRVRTSNAGHALFSGIAYPERAASVVKCLMTSDSFSGWGVRTVASREARYNPISYHDGSVWPHDNAMIAAGFSRYGFRREAARIFEGLFAASTYIDLQRLPELFCGFPRRRGQGPTFYPVACSPQAWAAAAPLSLLQSSIGLVFDADAGEIVFDHPVLPEFLDDITLRRLSLGGKAIDVVLKRAGRQTVVEVLAGEEGLGVVNKSGGAAQRT, encoded by the coding sequence ATCGAGCGTCTCGTGTCGCATGGACCGGCAACCACCTCGTTGCAGGACGGGCAGTTCCGCACGCTCAAGCATGACGACACCTTCGCCGTCTTCGACCACAGCGGCGACGCGCTCGCCGGTCCCAGCGGCCCCGAGGGCCTCTATAATTGCGATACGCGCTTCCTCTCCCATCTGCAGCTCACCGTGGAGCAGTCCCAGCCCAAGCTGCTCAGCTCGGGGCTGAGCGACGACAATACGACGTTCACCTGCGACCTCACCAATCCCGATCTCTACGACGCCGGCGGCAAGCTGGCTCTGCCCCAAGGCTCGCTCCATTTCCGCCGCTCGTTCATTCTCTGGGAGGCCGGGCTCTTCGGCCGCATGGCGATCACCAATTTCGGGGACAGGCCTCGCCGCATCCGGATCGAGGTCGCCTTCGCCGCCGATTTTGCCGATCTCTTCGAGGTGCGGGGAACCAAACGCCGGCGCCACGGCCAGCATCATCCGCCTGCGGTCGGGAGCGACCGGGTGACGCTCAGCTATACCGGCCTCGACAAGAAGCGGCTGACGACGGCTGTCCGCTTCTTTCCCACGCCCGCCAGGCTCACCGGCGACATGGCGGTCTTCGACGTCGAGGTCCCGGCCCGGCAGACGCAGATCGTCTTCATCGAGGTCAGCTGCAACTCGGAAGGGACCCGCCGGCCCGTTCCCGCATCGTTCCTCCTCGCCCTGCGCGACAGCCGCCGCGCTTTGCGCACCCGATGCGCCCAGGCTGCCGGCGTCACCACGTCGAACGACGTCTTCAACCGGACGGTGAGCCGCAGCATCTCCGATCTCTACACGCTGACGACCAATCTGCCCTCCGGGCCCTATCCCTATGCCGGCATCCCCTGGTTCAGCACGGTCTTCGGGCGCGATGCCCTGATCACGGCGTGGGAAATGCTGTGGTTCGATCCGACCATCGCCAGGGGCGTTCTGCGCCATCTCGCGCTCAACCAGGCAACGGAGGAAAACCCGGCGGCGGATGCCGAACCCGGCAAGATATTGCATGAGGCGCGGGGCGGCGAGATGGCGTCCCTCGGCGAGGTGCCGTTCAAGCATTATTACGGCAGCGTGGATTCGACGCCGCTCTTCCTGTTTCTGGCCGGGGCCTATCTGACGCGGACGGGCGACCTCGATTTCATCCGCGGCCTTGCTCCCCACCTCGAGGCGGCGACCGCCTGGCTCGACGCCTATGGCGACCGCGACGGCGACGGTTTCGTGGAATATGGCAGCCGCACCGCCAAGGGATTGACCAATCAGGGCTGGAAGGACAGCTATGACGCGGTCTTCCACGCCGACGGCACCCTCGCGCGCGGACCGATCGCCCTCGCCGAAGTCCAGGGCTATGTCTATGGCGCGCGCCTCGCCATGGCCGATATCCTGGAGCGAACCGGGCAGGCCTCCCGCGCCCGGGAGCAGGCCGCCAGGGCGCAGACGCTGCGCGAGCAGTTCGATCGGCACTTCTTCGACGAGGAACTCGGGGCCTATGTCCTCGCCCTCGACGGCGACAAGCGGCCCTGCAGGGTCCGCACCTCCAATGCCGGGCATGCGCTGTTTTCCGGCATCGCCTATCCCGAGCGGGCCGCCTCCGTCGTCAAATGCCTGATGACCAGCGATTCCTTCTCCGGCTGGGGCGTGCGGACGGTCGCCTCCAGGGAAGCGCGCTACAATCCGATCAGCTATCACGACGGTTCCGTCTGGCCGCACGACAACGCGATGATCGCCGCGGGATTTTCACGCTACGGCTTCCGGCGGGAAGCGGCCCGGATCTTCGAGGGCCTGTTCGCGGCCTCGACCTATATCGACCTGCAGCGCCTTCCCGAACTGTTCTGCGGATTTCCGCGCCGGCGCGGACAGGGACCCACCTTCTATCCCGTGGCCTGCTCGCCGCAGGCCTGGGCGGCCGCTGCGCCGCTTTCCCTGCTGCAATCGAGCATCGGCCTGGTCTTCGATGCCGATGCCGGCGAGATCGTGTTCGACCACCCGGTGCTGCCGGAATTCCTGGACGACATCACGCTCCGGCGCCTGTCGCTCGGAGGCAAGGCGATCGACGTCGTCCTCAAGCGCGCGGGCCGGCAGACGGTGGTGGAGGTCCTCGCCGGCGAGGAGGGCCTCGGCGTGGTCAACAAGAGCGGGGGTGCCGCGCAGCGGACCTGA
- a CDS encoding ABC transporter ATP-binding protein encodes MPLTEYRHRPLAFFARYIARHAVAHAVILLAVLGAVAFSVSTQYGVKFLVDSLSQEPGQGKSPWLAFTVLVSFVAADNLLWRVASWVASYAFVNVTGDLRSELFRHLTGHSPGYFADRLPGVLTSRITATSNAVFQIENMFVWNVLPPCVATVGAISFLTMVSVKMAAVLIVIAAVVMLAMFHIAAAGRPLHHKFANKAAAVDGEMVDVIGNMALVRAFGGTAREHSRFDMTVAEEMTARRRSLQYLEKLRLTHALVVVVMTLVLLAWAITLWEEKQATAGDVVLVCTLGLSVLSATRDLAVALVDVTQHMARLTEALATLLSPHDMHDHPEASALVPNGARVTFENVTFGYPGSGGKLVFNGFNAEIEPGQRVGLVGRSGSGKSTLVGLMQRFYRVQGGRILIDGHDIAKATETSLRNAIAIVPQDTALLNRTLMENIRYGRPDATDEEVWEAATAARCRSFIENLPEGLETVVGDRGVKLSGGQRQRIAIARAFLKNAPLLILDEATSALDSDSEEAIRQALESLMAGRTVITIAHRLSTLRNFDRILVLEGGKMIEDGAPEALMRSRGVYYDLVTRELGRLSEQAA; translated from the coding sequence ATGCCGTTGACGGAATATCGGCATCGGCCGCTGGCTTTTTTCGCGCGCTACATCGCACGCCATGCTGTCGCCCATGCGGTGATCCTTCTTGCCGTGCTCGGCGCCGTGGCCTTTTCTGTCAGCACACAGTACGGCGTCAAGTTTCTTGTCGACAGTCTGTCGCAGGAGCCGGGCCAGGGCAAGAGTCCGTGGCTCGCCTTCACCGTGCTGGTCTCCTTCGTCGCCGCCGATAACCTGTTGTGGCGCGTCGCGAGCTGGGTCGCCAGCTATGCCTTCGTCAATGTGACCGGGGATCTGAGGTCCGAACTCTTCCGGCACCTCACCGGCCATTCGCCCGGCTACTTCGCGGACCGTCTCCCGGGGGTGCTGACCAGCCGAATCACCGCGACGTCGAACGCGGTGTTCCAGATCGAGAACATGTTCGTCTGGAATGTGCTGCCTCCCTGCGTCGCGACGGTCGGCGCGATTTCCTTTCTCACCATGGTCAGCGTCAAGATGGCGGCGGTCCTCATCGTCATCGCCGCGGTGGTGATGCTGGCGATGTTCCACATCGCGGCAGCCGGCCGCCCGCTGCACCACAAATTCGCCAACAAGGCCGCCGCCGTCGACGGCGAGATGGTCGACGTCATCGGCAACATGGCCCTGGTGCGCGCCTTCGGCGGCACGGCCCGCGAACATTCGCGCTTCGACATGACGGTCGCCGAAGAGATGACGGCGCGCCGGCGCAGCCTGCAATATCTGGAGAAGCTGCGCCTCACCCATGCGCTCGTCGTCGTGGTCATGACGCTGGTGCTGCTCGCCTGGGCGATCACGCTGTGGGAGGAGAAACAGGCGACGGCCGGCGACGTGGTGCTCGTCTGCACGCTCGGCCTGTCGGTGCTCAGTGCCACCCGCGATCTGGCGGTCGCCCTCGTCGACGTCACCCAGCACATGGCGCGCCTGACCGAAGCTCTGGCGACGCTCCTGTCGCCGCACGACATGCACGACCATCCGGAGGCCTCGGCCCTCGTTCCGAACGGGGCGCGCGTGACGTTCGAGAACGTCACCTTCGGCTATCCCGGCAGCGGCGGGAAGCTGGTCTTCAACGGCTTCAACGCCGAGATCGAGCCCGGCCAGCGCGTCGGCCTCGTCGGCCGCTCGGGCAGCGGGAAGTCCACGCTCGTCGGCCTGATGCAGCGCTTCTACCGCGTACAGGGCGGGCGGATCCTCATCGACGGCCATGACATCGCCAAGGCCACCGAGACGAGCCTGCGCAACGCGATCGCCATCGTGCCGCAGGACACCGCCCTCCTCAACCGCACGCTGATGGAGAACATCCGCTACGGCCGCCCCGACGCCACCGACGAGGAGGTCTGGGAAGCGGCGACGGCGGCGCGCTGCCGCTCCTTCATCGAGAACCTGCCCGAGGGCCTCGAAACCGTGGTCGGCGACCGCGGCGTGAAGCTGTCCGGCGGGCAGCGCCAGCGCATCGCCATCGCACGGGCCTTCCTCAAGAACGCGCCCCTGCTCATCCTGGACGAGGCGACGTCGGCCCTCGACAGCGATTCGGAGGAAGCGATCCGCCAGGCGCTGGAGAGCCTGATGGCGGGCCGCACGGTGATCACCATCGCGCATCGCCTGTCCACCCTGCGCAATTTCGATCGCATTCTCGTGCTGGAGGGCGGCAAGATGATCGAGGACGGCGCGCCGGAGGCGCTGATGCGCAGCCGCGGCGTCTATTACGACCTCGTCACCCGCGAACTCGGCCGTCTTTCGGAGCAGGCGGCATAG
- a CDS encoding glycosyltransferase family 4 protein, with amino-acid sequence MRIAQIAPLTEAVPPTLYGGTERVISWLTEELVALGQDVTLFASGDSVTTAKLEPIWPRALRLDGTVRDPNALHNMMIEQVYQRAGEFDLMHFHLDYFPFSLMSRQPTPFVTTLHGRLDLPEHQPVFATFSSIPIVSISNSQRRPVAKSNWVQTVYHGLPADLLTPQPVEPSYLAFLGRISPEKRVDRAIRIAQRCGMPLKIAAKVDNADKDYFDEQIRPLLSTSGVEFIGEIGDGQKSEFLSGASALLVPIDWPEPFGLVMIEAMACGTPVIAFNRGSVPEIIEDGLTGFVVEDETSAAGAVHKARSLSRAAIRQRFEERFTARRMAEDYLALYRKLIDAKRARPRLATV; translated from the coding sequence ATGAGGATTGCGCAAATTGCTCCCCTGACGGAGGCGGTTCCGCCGACATTATACGGCGGGACCGAGCGTGTCATCTCCTGGCTTACCGAAGAATTGGTTGCCCTCGGCCAGGACGTGACGCTCTTCGCCAGTGGAGACTCGGTGACCACGGCCAAGCTGGAGCCGATATGGCCGCGTGCCCTGCGCCTCGACGGCACCGTTCGCGATCCGAACGCCCTGCACAACATGATGATCGAGCAGGTCTACCAGCGGGCCGGCGAATTCGACCTCATGCATTTCCACCTCGATTATTTTCCCTTCTCGCTGATGTCGAGGCAGCCCACGCCCTTCGTCACCACGCTGCACGGCCGGCTCGACCTTCCCGAGCATCAGCCGGTCTTCGCGACCTTCTCCTCCATTCCCATCGTTTCGATCTCCAATTCGCAGCGCCGTCCGGTGGCCAAGTCCAATTGGGTGCAGACGGTGTATCACGGCCTTCCTGCCGATCTTCTCACGCCGCAGCCGGTCGAGCCGAGCTATCTGGCCTTCCTCGGCCGCATCTCTCCGGAAAAGCGGGTGGACCGGGCAATCCGCATCGCGCAGCGCTGCGGCATGCCGCTGAAGATCGCAGCCAAGGTCGACAATGCCGACAAGGATTATTTCGACGAGCAGATTCGCCCGCTGCTCTCCACCTCCGGCGTGGAGTTCATCGGCGAGATCGGCGACGGCCAGAAATCGGAATTCCTCAGCGGCGCCAGCGCGCTTCTCGTGCCGATCGACTGGCCGGAGCCGTTCGGCCTGGTGATGATCGAGGCGATGGCGTGCGGAACGCCGGTGATCGCCTTCAACCGGGGTTCCGTTCCCGAGATCATCGAGGACGGCCTCACGGGCTTCGTGGTCGAGGACGAGACGAGTGCCGCCGGCGCGGTGCACAAGGCGCGGTCGCTTTCTCGCGCCGCCATCCGCCAGCGCTTCGAGGAACGCTTCACCGCCCGCCGCATGGCCGAGGATTATCTTGCGCTCTACCGCAAGCTGATCGACGCCAAGCGCGCGCGGCCGCGCCTGGCCACGGTCTGA
- a CDS encoding dual specificity protein phosphatase family protein, with the protein MQLSFKRVAAWGGAVCLAAVLAVGAYAGVVIYTGNFNAVIVGELYRSAQPDARSIERDANRYGIKTIINLRGANPGKHWYDKEVAEANLLGIRHVDFSMSARRQLTQAQAVELIGLMDSAAKPILIHCESGADRTGLASALYLASIAKRGETASEAQLSLRFGHLSLPFVSSYAMDRTFEALEPWLGFHDS; encoded by the coding sequence ATGCAGTTGAGCTTTAAGCGTGTTGCGGCCTGGGGCGGAGCGGTCTGCCTCGCCGCTGTTCTTGCGGTCGGCGCCTATGCCGGCGTCGTCATCTATACCGGCAATTTCAACGCGGTGATCGTCGGCGAACTCTATCGTTCGGCGCAGCCGGATGCCCGCTCGATCGAGCGGGACGCCAATCGATACGGCATCAAGACCATCATCAACCTGCGCGGCGCCAATCCCGGAAAACACTGGTACGACAAGGAAGTCGCCGAAGCCAACCTGCTCGGCATCCGGCATGTCGATTTTTCCATGTCCGCCCGCCGCCAGCTGACCCAGGCCCAGGCCGTCGAGTTGATCGGCCTGATGGACAGCGCCGCCAAGCCGATCCTGATCCACTGCGAATCCGGGGCCGACCGTACCGGCCTCGCCTCGGCCCTCTACCTCGCCTCCATCGCCAAGCGCGGCGAGACGGCCTCGGAGGCCCAGCTTTCGCTGCGCTTCGGCCATTTGTCGCTGCCCTTCGTGTCGAGCTATGCCATGGACCGGACCTTCGAGGCCCTTGAGCCCTGGCTCGGCTTTCACGATTCCTGA
- a CDS encoding cold-shock protein — protein MSTGTVKWFNSQKGYGFIQPDDGSKDVFVHISAVERAGLRDLQEGQKISYELVEDRRSGKLSADRLQSA, from the coding sequence ATGAGCACTGGCACCGTTAAATGGTTCAACTCCCAGAAGGGCTACGGCTTCATCCAGCCGGACGACGGCAGCAAGGACGTTTTCGTCCACATCAGCGCCGTCGAGCGTGCTGGCCTGCGTGATCTGCAGGAAGGCCAGAAGATCAGCTATGAGCTGGTCGAAGACCGCCGCTCGGGCAAGCTGTCGGCTGACCGCCTGCAATCCGCCTGA
- a CDS encoding IS1096 element passenger TnpR family protein → MPASRSRRTQGDAPSRGARYPSARPPDPDMAYPRLVEATGCCPPEDIGGPWSYAEFIAVLADPEHERHGGAGDVDPVHLDRQELAGRVAGLARRWTRKTAAPRAKAS, encoded by the coding sequence TTGCCCGCCTCACGATCACGTCGAACCCAAGGTGATGCGCCGTCTCGAGGTGCCCGCTACCCTTCGGCTCGACCTCCGGATCCCGACATGGCCTATCCTCGCCTCGTCGAGGCGACCGGCTGCTGTCCGCCCGAGGATATCGGCGGGCCCTGGAGCTATGCGGAGTTCATCGCGGTTCTTGCCGACCCCGAGCATGAACGCCACGGCGGGGCCGGTGACGTCGATCCTGTCCACCTCGACCGCCAGGAACTCGCCGGCAGGGTCGCTGGTCTTGCCCGCCGATGGACGCGCAAGACCGCCGCGCCGCGCGCGAAAGCATCATAA
- a CDS encoding acid phosphatase, with translation MLTRLIVAAPLAGLAAGILSPALAAGYNDDPSQNLKLIDTVVVIYAENRSFDNLYGSFPGANGLQNASGTALLQRDRDGMPLKELPPVWDGLTAKGVTPPVTQADSAHLPNRPFRVDDPDGFNLPLGSITHDLWHRFYQNQMQIDGGRNDKFVAWADSGAMPMSLWDGSKTAMWKVARKYVLADDFFMGGFGGSFFNHQWLVCACAPSYPGADTSPAKPSIAVVEPDGVTLKLAVNSPASALDGIPKFVGDGNLTPDFHAVNTMQPSYQPSGNAPAKGADPATADPANPTTLPPQTEPTIGDLLSLRKIGWAWYGGAWQYVLDHGNKTPVPNFQYHHQPLNYYASFAPGTAARAEHLRDGGLGGSEFIKAIDAGTLPQVSFYKPQGDLNEHSGYADIQAGDAHIADVVAHLEKSPQWAHMLVVVTYDENGGLWDHVAPPKGDRWGPGSRIPAIIISPFARRGFVDHTPMDTTSILRFITRRFELPTLHGITVRDDAVASYNQPPLGDLTSALDLTGSR, from the coding sequence ATGCTGACGAGACTGATCGTGGCCGCGCCCCTTGCCGGCCTTGCCGCCGGCATCCTGTCGCCGGCGCTGGCCGCCGGATACAATGACGATCCTTCCCAGAACCTGAAGTTGATCGATACCGTCGTGGTGATCTATGCGGAGAACCGCAGCTTCGACAATCTCTATGGCAGTTTTCCCGGCGCCAACGGCCTTCAGAACGCGTCGGGCACAGCGCTCCTCCAGCGCGACCGCGACGGCATGCCTCTGAAGGAACTGCCGCCGGTCTGGGACGGGCTCACGGCCAAAGGGGTAACGCCGCCGGTGACGCAGGCCGACAGCGCGCATCTGCCCAATCGGCCGTTCAGGGTCGACGACCCCGACGGGTTCAACCTGCCGCTTGGATCCATCACCCATGATCTGTGGCATCGCTTCTATCAAAACCAGATGCAGATCGACGGCGGCAGGAACGACAAATTCGTCGCCTGGGCCGACAGCGGCGCCATGCCCATGAGCCTGTGGGACGGTTCGAAGACGGCGATGTGGAAGGTGGCGCGGAAATATGTCCTCGCCGACGATTTCTTCATGGGTGGCTTCGGGGGCTCCTTCTTCAACCATCAGTGGCTCGTCTGCGCCTGCGCGCCCTCCTATCCCGGCGCCGACACCAGTCCGGCCAAGCCGTCCATCGCGGTCGTCGAGCCGGACGGGGTCACGCTGAAGCTCGCCGTCAATTCGCCTGCATCCGCACTCGACGGCATTCCGAAATTCGTCGGCGACGGCAATCTGACGCCCGATTTTCATGCCGTGAACACCATGCAGCCGTCTTACCAGCCGAGCGGGAACGCCCCGGCCAAGGGAGCGGACCCGGCGACCGCCGATCCGGCCAATCCGACGACCCTGCCTCCCCAGACGGAGCCGACGATCGGCGATCTCCTCAGCCTCAGGAAGATCGGCTGGGCATGGTATGGCGGCGCCTGGCAATATGTCCTCGACCACGGCAACAAGACGCCGGTGCCCAATTTCCAATACCACCATCAGCCCCTGAACTATTATGCGAGCTTCGCGCCCGGCACGGCCGCGCGCGCCGAGCATCTGCGCGACGGCGGCCTCGGCGGGTCCGAGTTCATCAAGGCGATCGACGCCGGCACGCTGCCGCAGGTGTCGTTCTACAAGCCGCAGGGCGACCTCAACGAGCATTCCGGCTATGCCGACATCCAGGCCGGCGATGCCCATATCGCGGATGTGGTCGCCCATCTGGAAAAGAGCCCCCAATGGGCGCACATGCTCGTGGTCGTCACCTATGACGAGAATGGCGGCCTCTGGGACCATGTCGCCCCACCCAAGGGCGACCGCTGGGGACCGGGCTCGCGCATTCCCGCCATCATCATCTCCCCCTTCGCCCGGCGCGGCTTCGTCGACCACACGCCGATGGATACGACCTCGATCCTGCGCTTCATCACCCGCCGCTTCGAATTGCCGACCCTGCACGGGATCACGGTGCGGGACGATGCCGTTGCGTCCTACAACCAGCCGCCTCTGGGCGACCTGACCAGCGCCTTGGACCTGACCGGCTCGCGCTGA
- a CDS encoding response regulator, with the protein MTRKVLIVSDSELVRMRVVEALAAMRPGWACAEAGSADEAHAIAEDRPIDVAFLDFELPGGGGLRLAVELRARQPSLIVGILADARWGRIRPGAVGLRAAFLPSPLTETALGAFLDAALPAEQPSEQDLLPAQGA; encoded by the coding sequence ATGACCCGCAAGGTCTTGATTGTGAGTGACAGTGAACTCGTACGCATGCGGGTCGTCGAGGCGCTCGCCGCCATGCGGCCAGGCTGGGCCTGTGCCGAGGCCGGGAGCGCCGACGAGGCGCACGCCATTGCCGAAGATCGTCCGATCGATGTCGCGTTCCTGGATTTCGAACTGCCCGGCGGCGGCGGCCTGCGGCTTGCCGTCGAGCTCCGGGCGCGGCAGCCGTCGCTGATCGTCGGCATCCTGGCGGACGCCCGGTGGGGACGGATCCGCCCGGGCGCGGTGGGGTTGCGGGCGGCATTCCTGCCGTCTCCGCTGACGGAGACGGCGCTCGGCGCCTTCCTGGACGCGGCCCTTCCGGCCGAACAGCCGAGCGAGCAGGATCTTCTTCCGGCGCAGGGCGCTTGA
- a CDS encoding sugar ABC transporter ATP-binding protein: MSARESLVVAEVSKSYGATKALTDVSLEIPAGRIVALIGHNGAGKSTLLRLLSGADTPSAGSLSIDGRPVSFQAPSEASAAGIACVYQELSLIGELTVAENLFLGTEKLSGGLLDRRTMNREADALCAEYGIPAASTDRVAHLSVAHRQLLEVARAIHRDVRYLLLDEPTTALEQKQIEELLAVLRRLARDRGVGILLIDHKLDEVFAVADHIVGLSNGRTVLSGDATKIGREDVVEAIVGAGHEGKAGAGRRARSPGGGAPGDVVFEARALAGNGLDGVSLAVHAGEILGIYGLIGAGRSRFLRTVYGAETSPEGAMVLNGKAFAPRDPEHAIAAGIAFLSEERKSDGFIPQMTSIDNVLLPVLDRFVSAGLLRWDALRKAAADALGHVPVRGDIGQPITALSGGNQQKVLFARALLQAPRLLLLDEPTKGVDIGAKAEIYEIISSFARSGGSVIVVSSEEEELLDIADRIVVFRHGACDGNAIPEDDLSIATLRRHAWSQAA; the protein is encoded by the coding sequence ATGAGCGCCCGGGAAAGTCTGGTTGTGGCCGAGGTCTCCAAGTCATACGGAGCCACCAAGGCCCTGACGGATGTCAGCCTCGAAATACCGGCAGGCCGGATCGTGGCGCTCATCGGCCATAACGGTGCGGGCAAGTCGACGCTGCTGCGCCTGTTGTCGGGGGCCGACACGCCCTCCGCGGGATCGCTCAGCATCGACGGCCGGCCGGTCAGCTTTCAAGCACCGTCCGAGGCGAGCGCGGCGGGAATCGCCTGTGTCTATCAGGAACTCAGCCTGATCGGCGAGCTCACGGTCGCCGAGAACCTGTTCCTCGGCACCGAGAAGCTGTCGGGCGGCCTGCTCGACCGCCGGACCATGAACCGGGAGGCCGACGCGCTCTGCGCCGAATATGGCATTCCCGCCGCCTCCACCGATCGCGTGGCTCATCTTTCGGTCGCCCACAGGCAGCTTCTCGAGGTCGCGCGCGCCATTCATCGCGATGTCCGCTATCTCCTGCTCGACGAGCCGACGACGGCCCTCGAGCAGAAGCAGATCGAAGAGCTTCTCGCCGTCCTTCGGCGCCTGGCGCGCGACCGGGGGGTCGGCATCCTGCTGATCGATCACAAGCTCGACGAGGTCTTCGCCGTCGCCGATCACATCGTGGGCCTGTCGAACGGCCGGACCGTGCTGTCGGGCGACGCGACGAAGATCGGGCGCGAGGATGTCGTCGAGGCCATTGTCGGCGCCGGCCATGAAGGCAAGGCCGGGGCCGGCCGTCGCGCGCGATCGCCGGGCGGCGGAGCCCCGGGCGATGTCGTCTTCGAAGCTCGCGCGCTGGCCGGCAACGGCCTCGACGGCGTCAGCCTCGCGGTTCACGCCGGAGAGATACTCGGCATCTACGGGCTGATCGGCGCGGGACGTTCGCGCTTCCTGCGCACCGTCTACGGCGCCGAGACCTCTCCCGAGGGCGCGATGGTCCTGAACGGCAAGGCCTTCGCGCCGCGCGATCCCGAGCACGCCATCGCGGCCGGCATCGCCTTCCTGTCGGAAGAGCGCAAATCGGACGGCTTCATTCCCCAGATGACGTCGATCGACAATGTCCTGCTGCCTGTGCTCGACCGGTTCGTGTCAGCGGGACTGCTGCGGTGGGACGCGCTTCGCAAGGCGGCCGCCGACGCGCTCGGACACGTCCCCGTCCGCGGCGACATCGGCCAGCCGATCACGGCGCTTTCCGGCGGCAACCAGCAAAAGGTCCTGTTCGCGCGGGCACTTTTGCAGGCGCCGAGACTGCTTTTGCTCGACGAGCCGACCAAGGGCGTCGACATCGGCGCAAAGGCGGAGATCTACGAGATCATTTCCAGCTTCGCGCGTTCCGGCGGGTCGGTGATCGTCGTATCCAGCGAGGAAGAGGAGCTTCTCGATATCGCCGACAGGATCGTTGTCTTCCGGCACGGCGCCTGCGACGGCAACGCCATTCCCGAGGACGACCTGTCGATCGCGACGCTGCGCCGCCATGCCTGGTCGCAAGCGGCATGA